Proteins encoded in a region of the Pseudomonas syringae KCTC 12500 genome:
- the tnpB gene encoding IS66 family insertion sequence element accessory protein TnpB (TnpB, as the term is used for proteins encoded by IS66 family insertion elements, is considered an accessory protein, since TnpC, encoded by a neighboring gene, is a DDE family transposase.) has translation MIRIDAIWLATDPMDMRAGTETALARVVAVFGAAKPHCAYLFANRRANRMKVLVHDGVGIWLAARRLNQGRFFWPGVRHGSEVELDAEQLQALVLGLPWQRVGSGGAITLL, from the coding sequence ATGATTCGCATCGACGCCATCTGGCTCGCCACCGACCCCATGGACATGCGCGCCGGCACTGAAACCGCGCTGGCGCGGGTCGTGGCCGTGTTCGGTGCGGCGAAGCCGCACTGTGCTTATTTGTTCGCCAACCGCCGCGCCAATCGCATGAAGGTTTTGGTGCATGACGGTGTAGGGATTTGGCTGGCCGCTCGGCGCTTGAATCAAGGGCGGTTCTTTTGGCCGGGCGTGCGGCACGGCTCTGAAGTCGAGTTAGATGCAGAGCAACTTCAAGCCTTAGTGCTCGGTTTACCTTGGCAACGCGTTGGTTCCGGCGGAGCCATCACGTTGCTCTAA
- a CDS encoding AraC family transcriptional regulator: MLNIERALWYIELELGSDLDLGRVARHCNLSPFALARLFALSTGWPVMRYIRARRLSQAALTLQRGTPDILKVALDAGYSSHEAFTRAFRDQFGFTPKQVRERKDEHLSLVEPLRMKKMNLITLSTPRFETRSEFFIAGLGDRFTIDRNEGIVGLWQAFEPYIGQVPCQVNHWNYGLCCNPGDDGSFEYIAGTEVSCIESLPPAFRYFKVPQQNYAVFRHLHHISKIHQTFFTIFNHWLPDSGYVLADAPEFEQYSSDFEPAQGKGYVDVWIPIVRVKAS, translated from the coding sequence ATGCTGAATATCGAGAGAGCCCTGTGGTACATCGAGCTGGAGCTGGGATCCGACCTCGATCTGGGACGTGTTGCGCGTCATTGCAACCTGTCTCCTTTTGCCCTTGCCCGTTTGTTTGCGCTGTCGACGGGCTGGCCAGTAATGCGCTACATCCGGGCTCGGCGTTTGAGCCAGGCGGCGCTAACCTTGCAGCGGGGAACACCTGACATCCTGAAAGTAGCGCTGGATGCTGGTTACAGCTCCCATGAAGCTTTTACACGCGCTTTCCGCGATCAGTTTGGGTTCACTCCGAAGCAGGTTCGTGAACGCAAAGATGAACACCTATCCCTGGTGGAGCCTCTACGTATGAAAAAAATGAATCTGATAACACTCTCAACACCACGCTTTGAAACTAGATCCGAGTTTTTCATTGCGGGTCTGGGAGATCGTTTTACCATCGACAGGAATGAAGGCATTGTCGGTTTGTGGCAAGCGTTCGAGCCTTACATAGGGCAAGTGCCATGTCAGGTGAACCACTGGAACTATGGTCTGTGCTGTAATCCTGGAGATGACGGAAGTTTTGAGTATATTGCCGGCACCGAGGTCTCCTGCATCGAAAGTCTGCCCCCAGCTTTTCGGTACTTTAAAGTGCCACAGCAAAACTATGCGGTGTTCCGACACCTACATCATATTTCAAAAATCCATCAGACATTTTTCACCATCTTCAATCACTGGTTGCCTGACTCTGGTTACGTGCTTGCCGACGCCCCCGAGTTCGAACAATACAGTTCTGATTTTGAACCGGCCCAAGGCAAGGGTTACGTGGATGTGTGGATACCGATTGTAAGAGTCAAGGCATCATGA
- a CDS encoding site-specific integrase has translation MKSAESLPIMRYPDGRICYFANMFVLELYSEGHSLTNRGGTLRTYMSLLSHIIKYAYYNQLTFPQFTNNRFQLFMRSLDGFLKTGTKRSPNQQIRIICQSLDFLEYVGKIIDKPNFVSKTGIIRAHRIKNFNKESNDYLNNNAYSACRTTRWDVENMPNYMDPGRGSAMGIGALTALKKATMDASSPFLAQRNALIIELMHATGSRRGETSPIKTNDIKNALGNSNTPNCLMLKTLKHGQLEYREVVLPKMTLEMANEYIQSSRRSKIGKTIGPRNDHGYLFVSERTGAPLSTNTITNIFGKLRKHAGIIEKAHPHMLRHLFIHEHMDELVFLLENSIDTSVHSPQRIDLIASLKLMQRTGHRSFKGLKHYLEQYYEDLTKLLLPDKLARRETALRLIPGQIPAMLAVIKDMDARQIRPFVERILTALQADLG, from the coding sequence ATGAAATCAGCAGAGTCCCTACCGATAATGCGCTATCCTGATGGCCGCATTTGTTATTTCGCTAACATGTTCGTTTTAGAGCTATATAGCGAAGGTCATTCGCTGACAAATCGGGGAGGTACTTTACGAACATATATGTCTCTTCTCTCTCACATTATAAAGTATGCCTATTACAATCAGCTGACGTTCCCACAGTTCACAAACAACAGATTTCAACTTTTCATGCGTTCACTGGATGGGTTCCTAAAAACAGGAACCAAGCGATCTCCCAATCAACAAATCAGGATCATATGCCAATCTTTGGATTTTCTCGAATATGTCGGTAAAATCATAGACAAGCCTAACTTTGTCAGCAAAACCGGAATCATTCGAGCACATAGAATTAAAAACTTTAACAAGGAGAGTAATGACTATCTCAACAATAATGCCTACTCTGCGTGCCGAACAACACGATGGGATGTGGAAAATATGCCCAATTACATGGATCCTGGCCGTGGAAGTGCTATGGGTATTGGCGCGCTAACCGCACTAAAAAAAGCAACTATGGATGCATCATCGCCATTTCTTGCTCAGAGAAACGCATTGATAATTGAACTGATGCACGCAACAGGCAGCCGTCGTGGCGAGACCAGTCCAATCAAAACTAACGACATCAAGAATGCACTTGGAAATTCTAATACTCCCAATTGCCTCATGCTTAAAACATTGAAGCATGGACAACTTGAATACCGCGAGGTTGTTTTACCGAAGATGACTCTTGAAATGGCCAACGAATACATCCAAAGCTCTCGACGCTCTAAGATAGGAAAAACCATTGGCCCCCGCAATGACCATGGCTATCTGTTCGTATCAGAAAGAACAGGCGCCCCATTATCGACGAACACTATAACCAATATCTTTGGAAAATTGCGCAAGCATGCTGGAATTATCGAAAAAGCTCACCCCCACATGCTCCGACATTTATTTATCCACGAGCATATGGACGAGCTTGTATTCCTGCTCGAAAATAGCATAGACACCTCCGTACACAGTCCTCAGCGCATTGACCTTATCGCTAGTCTTAAGCTAATGCAACGAACCGGACACCGAAGCTTTAAGGGGCTTAAGCACTACTTGGAACAATATTATGAAGACCTTACTAAGCTACTGTTACCGGACAAACTTGCTCGGCGAGAAACTGCATTACGACTAATACCGGGACAAATTCCCGCAATGCTAGCTGTCATCAAAGATATGGACGCCAGACAAATAAGACCATTTGTAGAACGCATACTTACAGCTTTACAGGCTGACTTAGGCTAG
- the tnpA gene encoding IS66-like element accessory protein TnpA, producing the protein MPQERRSYSKSFKAQVIAECAQADTSIANVALTHNLNANLVHKWIRVHGQKNLALQTAFIPVKAGPSIATHQVIPAAIRIEVPHSKGVVVVSWPAENAAACSAFLRDLLR; encoded by the coding sequence ATGCCACAAGAACGCCGTTCCTATTCCAAGTCATTTAAGGCCCAAGTCATCGCCGAGTGTGCGCAGGCTGACACCTCAATTGCCAATGTCGCCTTGACCCACAACCTCAATGCCAACCTCGTCCATAAATGGATTCGGGTGCATGGGCAGAAAAACCTGGCACTGCAAACTGCCTTTATTCCGGTCAAGGCAGGGCCGTCGATAGCGACGCATCAGGTTATTCCTGCGGCGATTCGAATCGAAGTGCCTCATTCAAAAGGCGTAGTCGTGGTGAGCTGGCCAGCAGAAAATGCAGCGGCATGCTCTGCTTTTTTACGAGACCTACTGCGATGA
- the tnpC gene encoding IS66 family transposase has translation MTTHPNLDQLNPEELRALAAQLIQRVETMDKQITHHKSVNEKLAHEIALLKRFKFAKCSEQLSPDQASLLDDLIDTDIAAIEAELEALQPAPVEAKVRQQPKRAPLPPQFPRTLIHHEPDNSHCQCGCALKRIGEDASEKLDYTPGVFTVERHIRGKWACEQCETLIQAPVPAHVIDKGVPTAGLLAHIMVAKFADHLPLYRQEKIFGRAGLPIARSTLAQWVGNCGVQLQPLVDALREAVLTHGVVHADETPVQMLTPGAKKTHRAYVWAYATSQFSDLAAVVYDFSPSRAGEHARAFLGSWNGKLVCDDFAGYKAGFELGITEIGCMAHARRKFFDLHATNKSQVAEKALHYIAALYEVEREVRELEPGDRQRIRQEKAAPIADALHTWMIAQRQLVPEGSAIAKALDYSLKRWIALTRYLDDGAVPIDNNWCENQIRPWALGRSNWLFAGSLRGGKRAAAIMSLIQSARLNGHDPYAYLKDVLTRLPTQRASEIDQLLPHKWQPI, from the coding sequence ATGACTACACATCCGAATCTCGATCAATTAAACCCTGAAGAACTGCGTGCCTTGGCGGCGCAGTTGATCCAGCGCGTCGAGACGATGGACAAGCAAATCACTCATCACAAGTCGGTTAACGAGAAACTGGCCCACGAGATCGCGCTGCTCAAGCGCTTCAAGTTTGCCAAGTGCAGCGAGCAGTTGAGCCCGGATCAAGCCAGCCTGCTCGACGATTTGATCGATACGGATATCGCTGCTATCGAAGCCGAACTTGAGGCGCTGCAACCGGCACCTGTCGAAGCCAAAGTGCGCCAGCAACCCAAGCGCGCACCGCTGCCACCGCAGTTTCCTCGCACACTGATCCATCACGAACCGGACAACAGCCACTGCCAGTGCGGCTGCGCCCTCAAGCGCATCGGAGAAGACGCCAGCGAAAAGCTCGACTACACGCCCGGCGTATTCACCGTCGAGCGTCACATCCGTGGAAAGTGGGCCTGCGAGCAGTGCGAAACGCTAATCCAGGCGCCGGTACCGGCGCACGTCATAGACAAAGGCGTGCCGACCGCAGGCCTGCTGGCCCACATCATGGTGGCCAAGTTCGCCGACCATCTGCCGCTGTATCGCCAAGAGAAAATTTTCGGCCGCGCCGGGCTGCCCATCGCCCGTTCGACCTTGGCGCAGTGGGTGGGCAACTGCGGCGTGCAATTACAGCCGCTGGTTGATGCGCTGCGCGAAGCCGTGCTGACGCACGGCGTCGTTCACGCCGACGAGACGCCGGTACAAATGCTGACGCCTGGCGCGAAAAAAACTCATCGCGCTTACGTCTGGGCCTATGCCACCAGTCAGTTCTCCGACCTGGCGGCGGTCGTTTACGACTTCAGCCCGAGCCGCGCTGGCGAACATGCCCGAGCCTTCTTGGGCAGTTGGAACGGCAAGCTGGTCTGCGATGATTTTGCCGGCTACAAGGCAGGCTTTGAACTGGGCATTACGGAGATCGGCTGTATGGCCCATGCCCGCCGGAAGTTCTTCGACTTGCACGCGACCAACAAGAGCCAGGTCGCCGAAAAAGCGCTGCACTACATCGCGGCCTTATACGAAGTTGAACGAGAAGTCCGAGAGCTGGAGCCGGGTGATCGGCAGCGAATACGGCAGGAAAAAGCAGCGCCAATCGCCGACGCACTTCATACCTGGATGATCGCCCAAAGACAGCTTGTGCCTGAGGGTTCGGCCATCGCCAAGGCGCTGGATTACAGCCTCAAACGCTGGATAGCGCTGACGCGCTATCTCGATGACGGTGCTGTGCCCATCGATAATAACTGGTGCGAGAATCAAATCCGGCCGTGGGCTCTTGGGCGCTCGAACTGGCTGTTCGCTGGCTCGTTACGTGGCGGTAAACGTGCGGCGGCGATCATGAGTTTGATCCAGTCGGCGCGGCTCAACGGGCATGATCCATATGCGTACTTGAAGGATGTTCTTACACGCCTGCCGACGCAGCGTGCGAGTGAAATCGATCAGTTGCTGCCGCATAAGTGGCAGCCGATTTAA